One genomic segment of Bradyrhizobium prioriisuperbiae includes these proteins:
- a CDS encoding HAD family hydrolase has protein sequence MDSIFFDLDGTLTDPKPGITRSIQYALQRLGRVVPTQDELTWCIGPPLRASFVTLLGNEDEADRGIALYRERFADIGLYENSVYPGIEAVLSSLQASGARLFVATSKPAVYAERIIDHFGLRAPFERVFGAELDGTRGDKGELLAYALAQATVDPASAVMIGDRKHDIIGARKNALKRTIGVLYGYGTHAELVEAGADRLCATPQEIVEDLL, from the coding sequence ATGGACAGCATCTTCTTCGACCTCGACGGCACGCTGACCGATCCCAAGCCCGGCATCACCCGCTCGATCCAGTACGCACTGCAACGTCTGGGTCGCGTGGTGCCCACGCAGGACGAACTGACCTGGTGCATCGGCCCGCCGCTGCGCGCGAGTTTTGTCACGCTGCTCGGCAATGAAGACGAGGCCGACCGTGGCATCGCGCTGTATCGCGAACGCTTCGCCGACATCGGGCTCTACGAGAACAGCGTCTATCCCGGCATCGAAGCCGTGCTGTCGTCGCTGCAGGCCTCCGGCGCGCGCCTGTTCGTCGCCACCAGCAAGCCCGCGGTGTACGCCGAGCGCATCATCGATCATTTCGGCCTGCGCGCCCCGTTCGAGCGGGTGTTCGGCGCCGAGCTCGACGGCACCCGTGGCGACAAGGGCGAACTTTTGGCCTACGCGCTGGCGCAAGCCACCGTCGATCCGGCCAGCGCCGTGATGATAGGCGACCGCAAGCACGACATCATCGGCGCGCGCAAGAACGCCCTGAAACGCACCATCGGCGTGCTTTACGGCTACGGCACCCACGCCGAGCTTGTGGAAGCCGGCGCCGACCGCCTCTGCGCCACGCCGCAGGAGATCGTCGAGGATTTGTTGTAG
- a CDS encoding magnesium transporter CorA family protein, with amino-acid sequence MLTAYVPTDGTLKRIDNLSLDALPPEAVWIDLKTPSPGEDKAVEKLVGIEIPTREDMQEIEISSRLYIENAARYMTATLMCATDSGSPRTTPVTFILTDHRLVTVRYDEPKPFLLVAGKLARNCAASITGDHVLIDLLDAVIDRDADILERAGADVDSVSNQIFEPSAERGHARSYSQILLIIGKKGDLVSKVRESLVSVGRLISFVAVETDNGRWSKEQKAVFKTMQRDVQSLTDHASYLNNKIQFVLDAMLGVVNLEQNNIIKLFSVMAVVLMPPTLIASIYGMNFKLMPELEWSHGYPFALCAMVLAAVLPYVFFKWKKWL; translated from the coding sequence ATGCTGACCGCCTACGTCCCCACCGACGGAACGCTGAAGAGGATCGACAATCTCAGCCTCGATGCGCTGCCGCCGGAGGCGGTGTGGATCGACCTCAAGACCCCGTCGCCCGGCGAGGACAAGGCGGTCGAGAAGCTGGTCGGCATCGAGATCCCCACCCGCGAGGACATGCAGGAGATCGAGATCTCCAGCCGGCTCTACATCGAGAACGCTGCCCGCTACATGACCGCCACGCTGATGTGCGCGACCGACTCAGGCAGCCCGCGCACCACGCCGGTGACCTTCATCCTGACCGACCATCGCCTGGTCACGGTGCGTTATGACGAGCCGAAGCCGTTCCTGCTGGTGGCCGGCAAGCTCGCCCGCAACTGCGCCGCCAGCATCACCGGCGACCACGTGCTGATCGACCTGCTGGATGCGGTGATCGACCGGGACGCCGACATTCTGGAGCGTGCCGGCGCCGACGTCGACAGCGTCTCCAACCAGATCTTCGAGCCCTCCGCCGAGCGCGGCCACGCCCGCAGTTATTCGCAGATCCTGCTGATCATCGGCAAGAAGGGCGACCTCGTCTCCAAGGTGCGCGAGAGTCTGGTGTCGGTCGGCCGTCTCATCTCGTTCGTGGCGGTGGAAACCGACAACGGCCGCTGGAGCAAGGAACAGAAGGCGGTGTTCAAGACCATGCAGCGCGACGTGCAGTCGCTGACGGATCACGCCTCATACCTGAACAACAAGATCCAGTTCGTGCTCGACGCCATGCTGGGCGTGGTCAATCTGGAGCAGAACAACATCATCAAGCTGTTCTCGGTGATGGCCGTGGTGCTGATGCCGCCGACGCTGATCGCCTCGATCTACGGCATGAACTTCAAGCTGATGCCCGAACTCGAATGGTCGCACGGCTATCCCTTCGCGCTCTGCGCCATGGTGCTGGCCGCGGTGCTGCCGTATGTGTTCTTCAAGTGGAAGAAGTGGCTGTAG
- a CDS encoding SDR family oxidoreductase, whose translation MATAPSNTPRRTLLLTGASRGIGHATVIRFSSAGWRVITCSRHPFPEQCPWDAGPEDHIQVDLSDPDNTLDAIKEIRSRLETGELHALVNNAAISPKANGGGRLGTLDTDMETWAKVFRVNFMAPIMLARGLVDELKAAKGSVVNVTSIAGSRVHPFAGAAYATSKAALASLTREMASDFGRVGVRVNAIAPGEIDTSILSPGTDKIVESQIPMHRLGTPDEVAKIIYVLCTETSSYVNGAEIHINGGQHV comes from the coding sequence ATGGCCACCGCTCCCTCCAACACCCCGCGCCGCACGCTGCTTCTGACCGGCGCGAGCCGCGGCATCGGCCATGCCACCGTGATCCGCTTTTCCAGCGCCGGCTGGCGCGTCATCACCTGCTCGCGGCATCCGTTTCCCGAACAGTGCCCGTGGGACGCCGGCCCGGAGGATCACATCCAGGTCGACCTCTCCGACCCCGACAACACGCTCGACGCCATCAAGGAGATCCGCTCGCGGCTGGAGACCGGCGAACTGCATGCGCTGGTCAACAATGCCGCGATCTCGCCCAAGGCCAATGGCGGCGGCCGGCTCGGCACGCTCGACACCGACATGGAGACCTGGGCGAAAGTGTTCCGCGTCAACTTCATGGCGCCGATCATGCTGGCGCGCGGCCTGGTCGATGAACTGAAAGCCGCCAAAGGCTCGGTGGTGAACGTGACGTCGATTGCGGGCTCGCGCGTGCATCCGTTCGCGGGCGCGGCCTATGCGACATCAAAAGCGGCGCTGGCGTCGCTGACCCGCGAGATGGCCTCGGACTTCGGCCGCGTCGGCGTCCGCGTCAACGCCATCGCCCCCGGCGAAATCGACACCTCGATCCTCTCCCCCGGCACCGACAAGATCGTGGAGAGCCAGATCCCGATGCATCGCCTCGGCACGCCCGATGAAGTGGCCAAGATCATCTATGTGCTGTGCACGGAGACGAGTTCGTATGTCAACGGCGCGGAGATTCATATTAATGGTGGGCAGCATGTGTGA
- a CDS encoding L,D-transpeptidase, which translates to MSIGSKLGLLLVSLTLAGCMQATVYEKSPEASLKPRDKEQLAKARYEKVAVAEPFRRAIVTYHRKEAPGSILVDSDNHYLYYVMDGGKAIRYGVTVGEEALAFSGIARVGNMQEWPKWTPTADIHKRIEGLPQQVAGGVDNPLGARALYLYQGNKDTLFRIHGTNQPEYIGSSISSGCIRMTNEDVIDLYSRVKQNAVVVVLEPKQGDSPYNSKLALQGAGGSPY; encoded by the coding sequence ATGTCTATCGGAAGCAAACTGGGTCTGCTGCTGGTCAGCCTGACACTCGCCGGCTGCATGCAGGCCACTGTTTATGAGAAGTCCCCCGAGGCCAGCCTGAAACCGCGCGACAAGGAACAGCTCGCGAAAGCGCGCTATGAGAAAGTCGCCGTGGCCGAGCCGTTCCGCCGCGCCATCGTCACCTATCACCGCAAGGAAGCGCCGGGCTCGATCCTGGTCGATTCCGACAACCATTACCTCTACTACGTGATGGATGGCGGCAAGGCGATCCGCTACGGCGTCACCGTGGGCGAAGAGGCCCTGGCCTTCTCCGGCATCGCCCGCGTCGGCAACATGCAGGAATGGCCGAAGTGGACCCCGACCGCGGACATCCACAAGCGCATCGAAGGCCTGCCGCAGCAGGTCGCCGGCGGCGTCGACAACCCGCTCGGCGCACGCGCGCTGTATCTCTACCAGGGCAACAAGGATACGCTGTTCCGGATTCACGGCACCAACCAGCCGGAATACATCGGCTCCTCGATCTCGTCCGGCTGCATCCGCATGACCAACGAAGACGTCATCGACCTCTACAGCCGCGTCAAGCAGAACGCAGTGGTGGTGGTGCTCGAGCCGAAACAGGGCGACTCGCCGTACAATTCCAAGCTGGCGCTGCAGGGCGCGGGCGGTTCGCCGTACTGA
- a CDS encoding L,D-transpeptidase, whose product MRSFGSIVGLVAAGVLLTSCMQATYEQTSDAAFTPRDKAYLAKVSYQKTPVAEPFRRAIVDYHRKESPGSILVDSDNHYLYYVLDSGKAIRYGITVGEEAMAWSGIATVGNKAEWPAWHPTKGEIERLGVPTFVAAGPDNPMGSRAMYLYAGGKDTLFRIHGTNQPEYIGASISSGCIRLTNEDAIDLYNRVKVGSVVVVLQPKQGDSPYNSKMALYGGGNGY is encoded by the coding sequence ATGCGGTCGTTCGGGTCGATAGTCGGATTGGTGGCCGCCGGTGTGCTGCTCACAAGCTGCATGCAAGCGACCTATGAGCAAACCAGTGACGCCGCCTTCACGCCGAGGGACAAGGCGTATCTCGCCAAGGTGAGTTACCAGAAGACCCCGGTGGCCGAGCCGTTCCGGCGCGCCATTGTCGATTATCACCGCAAGGAATCGCCGGGCTCGATCCTGGTCGATTCCGACAATCACTACCTCTACTACGTGCTGGATAGCGGCAAGGCGATCCGTTACGGCATCACGGTCGGCGAGGAAGCCATGGCGTGGTCGGGGATCGCGACCGTCGGCAACAAGGCCGAATGGCCGGCCTGGCATCCGACCAAGGGCGAGATCGAACGTCTCGGCGTACCCACCTTCGTCGCCGCCGGGCCGGACAATCCGATGGGCTCGCGGGCGATGTATCTTTATGCCGGCGGCAAGGACACGCTGTTTCGTATTCACGGCACCAACCAGCCGGAATACATCGGCGCCTCGATTTCCTCGGGCTGCATCCGCCTGACCAACGAAGACGCCATCGATCTCTACAACCGGGTCAAGGTCGGGTCCGTGGTCGTGGTGCTGCAGCCCAAGCAGGGCGACTCGCCGTACAATTCCAAGATGGCGCTTTACGGCGGGGGCAATGGCTACTGA